One window of the Labilibaculum sp. genome contains the following:
- a CDS encoding M23 family metallopeptidase translates to MAKTKYQFNPESISYEKVEANFKTKIINVLKHMASSSVLAIVMVVVLFYFFGSPKERSLIRENQQLVAQYTRLNSELVKLQNVLTDLEQRDDNIYRVIFEAEPIHSNIRKAGYGGVNRYSNLENLENSELVISTNKKIDRIAKSMYVQTKSYDDVEVMVKNKFKMLASIPAIMPIAIKDFGRISSGYGWRIHPIYKTRKFHDGMDFNGTIGTPIYATGDGVVVYKNTERGYGKKVVIDHGFGYKTVYAHLDGYNVKKGQKVRRGEVIAFLGNTGSSTGPHIHYEVRKNNKTIDPINYYFNDLTADEYDSMVAYAANTGQTMD, encoded by the coding sequence ATGGCGAAGACTAAGTATCAGTTTAACCCAGAGTCTATTAGTTACGAAAAAGTAGAGGCCAATTTTAAGACGAAAATAATTAACGTTCTTAAGCACATGGCTTCAAGTTCAGTCCTTGCCATTGTAATGGTTGTGGTATTGTTCTATTTTTTCGGATCCCCAAAAGAGAGATCTCTCATTCGTGAAAATCAGCAATTAGTTGCACAATACACTCGTCTTAATTCTGAATTGGTAAAACTTCAAAACGTTTTAACGGATCTGGAGCAACGGGATGATAATATTTATCGTGTAATTTTTGAGGCTGAACCGATTCATTCAAATATTCGAAAAGCCGGGTATGGAGGTGTAAACCGGTACAGTAATTTGGAGAATCTGGAAAATTCAGAATTGGTTATTTCTACCAATAAAAAGATCGATCGTATTGCCAAATCGATGTATGTTCAGACCAAATCTTACGATGACGTTGAAGTAATGGTAAAGAACAAGTTTAAAATGCTTGCATCTATTCCTGCTATTATGCCTATTGCCATAAAAGATTTTGGAAGAATTTCATCAGGTTACGGATGGAGGATTCATCCAATTTATAAAACCCGTAAATTCCATGATGGAATGGATTTTAATGGAACCATTGGAACGCCAATATATGCAACTGGTGATGGTGTGGTTGTATATAAGAACACGGAAAGGGGATATGGAAAGAAGGTTGTTATTGACCATGGCTTTGGATATAAAACGGTATATGCTCATCTTGACGGGTATAATGTTAAAAAGGGGCAAAAAGTAAGACGTGGTGAAGTTATTGCCTTCCTTGGGAATACTGGTTCATCAACAGGACCCCACATCCATTATGAAGTAAGGAAGAATAATAAGACGATAGATCCGATCAACTATTATTTTAATGATTTAACAGCCGATGAGTATGATAGTATGGTTGCTTACGCGGCCAACACTGGTCAAACAATGGATTAG
- the alaS gene encoding alanine--tRNA ligase — MNSNEIRQAFLDFFASKQHKTVSSAPMVIKDDPTLMFTNAGMNQFKDLFLGNAPIKYKRIANSQKCLRVSGKHNDLEEVGHDTYHHTMFEMLGNWSFGDYFKEDAINWAWELLTDVFKLPQDRLYASVFEGSDDDKLGRDDEAAELWAKFLPAEQIINGNKKDNFWEMGDTGPCGPCSEIHIDLRSDEERKLVAGRDLVNKDHPQVIEIWNLVFMQYNRKADSSLEALPHQHVDTGMGFERLCMAMQGKTSNYDTDVFQPIIQTIAKMSAKEYGKNEEIDIALRVIADHIRTIAFAITDGQLPSNNKAGYVIRRILRRAVRYGYTFLEFKEPFMYRLIPVLIEVMGKHFPELIKQQNLIEKVVMEEENSFLRTLENGIRLLDQIIYKTKSENYKVVSGKVAFELYDTYGFPLDLTELILKENDLVANRREFNEEMEAQKNRSRSATAVDTGDWVEILKDDVEEFIGYDYLTTDVRITRYRKISSKDKDQYQMVFNITPFYGESGGQVGDTGYIEANGEKISIIDTKKEHGLIVHFAKELPKDPTVVFKAVVSESNRTLIANNHTATHLMHLALREVLGEHVEQKGSLVNADHLRFDFSHFQKLTEEEIAKVEEIVNVKIRENISIEIKNNIPMAEAVNLGAMALFGEKYGDLVRVIKFNDSVELCGGTHVKATGQIGYFKITSESAIAAGVRRIEAITAVKAEQFINDKLNTLKEIERIFKSNQNLIKNITDLMNENSGLKKDLDGFIKDRLKIVKNDLKGNISVTNDVNIIAEPIAVTSAGDIKDIAFQLKGEVDNLVFISGADLDGKANITIMFSDNLVKEYDLNAGAIIREAAKEIKGGGGGQAFFASAGGKDPQGLEKAIEVAKKMVLHKIEG, encoded by the coding sequence ATGAATTCTAACGAAATCAGACAGGCATTTTTGGATTTCTTTGCCTCAAAACAACATAAGACTGTTTCTTCGGCACCAATGGTTATTAAAGATGATCCAACTTTGATGTTTACCAATGCAGGAATGAATCAATTTAAAGATCTTTTTTTAGGTAACGCACCAATTAAATACAAACGAATTGCCAACTCTCAAAAGTGCCTGCGAGTTTCGGGAAAACACAATGATCTAGAAGAAGTTGGTCACGACACCTACCATCATACCATGTTTGAAATGTTGGGCAACTGGTCATTTGGTGATTACTTTAAAGAAGATGCCATCAATTGGGCATGGGAACTTCTAACTGATGTATTCAAACTGCCGCAAGATAGATTGTACGCTTCTGTTTTTGAAGGAAGTGATGATGATAAATTAGGCCGTGATGATGAAGCTGCTGAATTATGGGCTAAATTTCTTCCTGCCGAACAAATTATAAACGGAAATAAAAAAGACAATTTCTGGGAAATGGGAGATACAGGGCCATGTGGTCCTTGTTCTGAAATTCATATCGATTTACGCAGTGATGAAGAACGCAAACTGGTTGCCGGTCGTGATTTGGTAAATAAAGATCACCCGCAGGTAATTGAAATTTGGAATCTTGTATTCATGCAATACAATCGCAAAGCGGATAGCTCACTGGAAGCTTTGCCTCATCAGCATGTTGATACAGGAATGGGTTTTGAGCGTTTGTGCATGGCTATGCAGGGAAAAACATCAAATTACGATACTGATGTATTCCAGCCAATTATTCAGACTATCGCGAAAATGAGCGCCAAGGAATATGGCAAAAATGAGGAAATTGATATTGCATTAAGAGTAATTGCCGACCACATCAGAACCATCGCTTTTGCAATTACCGACGGACAATTACCATCGAATAACAAAGCAGGATATGTAATCCGAAGAATTTTGAGAAGAGCTGTTCGTTACGGATATACTTTTCTTGAATTCAAGGAGCCATTTATGTATCGTTTAATTCCGGTACTAATTGAAGTAATGGGAAAACATTTCCCGGAACTAATTAAGCAACAGAACTTAATCGAAAAGGTAGTAATGGAAGAGGAAAACTCTTTTTTACGAACTCTTGAAAACGGAATTCGCCTTTTGGATCAGATTATTTATAAAACAAAATCAGAAAACTACAAAGTTGTATCAGGTAAGGTGGCTTTTGAATTGTACGACACCTATGGTTTTCCTTTGGATTTAACTGAATTGATTTTGAAAGAAAATGATTTGGTTGCGAACCGCAGGGAATTTAATGAAGAAATGGAAGCCCAGAAGAATCGTTCACGTTCTGCAACTGCTGTTGATACAGGCGATTGGGTTGAGATTTTAAAAGATGATGTAGAAGAATTTATTGGTTACGATTACCTGACTACTGATGTAAGAATTACCCGTTACCGTAAAATTTCTTCAAAAGATAAAGACCAATATCAAATGGTTTTCAATATTACTCCTTTTTATGGTGAAAGTGGCGGACAAGTTGGAGATACCGGCTACATTGAAGCAAATGGAGAAAAAATATCTATCATTGATACAAAAAAGGAACATGGATTAATTGTTCATTTTGCAAAAGAATTACCGAAAGATCCGACTGTTGTATTTAAGGCTGTAGTTAGCGAGAGCAACAGAACTCTAATTGCAAATAACCATACAGCAACTCACCTAATGCACCTCGCACTTCGTGAAGTATTGGGAGAGCATGTAGAACAAAAAGGATCTCTTGTTAATGCTGATCATTTGCGTTTCGACTTCTCGCATTTTCAGAAACTTACCGAGGAAGAAATTGCTAAAGTAGAAGAAATCGTGAATGTTAAAATCCGTGAGAATATTTCAATCGAAATAAAGAACAACATCCCCATGGCTGAAGCCGTAAACCTTGGAGCAATGGCTTTATTTGGTGAAAAATACGGTGATTTGGTTCGTGTTATTAAATTTAATGATTCAGTAGAACTTTGTGGAGGAACACATGTGAAAGCTACTGGTCAAATTGGATATTTCAAAATTACATCGGAAAGTGCAATTGCTGCCGGTGTTAGAAGAATTGAAGCAATTACAGCTGTAAAGGCTGAACAATTCATCAATGATAAGTTAAATACCCTAAAAGAAATTGAACGCATCTTTAAATCAAATCAGAACCTGATTAAGAACATTACTGATTTAATGAATGAGAATTCAGGCTTGAAAAAAGATCTGGATGGTTTCATAAAAGACCGTTTGAAAATCGTTAAGAATGATTTGAAAGGAAATATCTCGGTAACGAATGATGTTAATATTATTGCTGAACCAATTGCCGTTACCAGTGCTGGTGACATTAAAGATATCGCATTCCAACTAAAAGGAGAAGTAGACAATCTTGTATTTATTTCGGGTGCGGATTTGGATGGAAAAGCAAACATCACCATCATGTTCTCGGATAATCTGGTAAAAGAATACGATTTAAATGCCGGAGCCATTATTCGTGAAGCGGCCAAAGAAATTAAAGGTGGCGGAGGTGGACAAGCTTTCTTCGCATCAGCTGGTGGTAAAGATCCTCAGGGACTGGAAAAAGCCATTGAAGTTGCCAAGAAAATGGTTCTTCACAAGATTGAAGGATAA
- the ccsA gene encoding cytochrome c biogenesis protein CcsA: MIWNHFLLAAGLSASTWLLASFLPKRELIRNGLVLLGIAGIAFFIGFLWISLERPPLRTLGETRLWYAFFLPVIGFLTYWHWRYNWMLYYSLALSLLFLFINYMHPENFSKTLMPALQSPWFVPHVVVYIFAYAFLAASSLVAVRGLYQEYKGRLQPQIMLMADNLVYLGFAFLTLGLLFGALWAKEAWGHYWTWDPKETWAFITWLGYLVYIHRRFQMPAKYKSSLWILALAFVILLICWFGVNYLPSAQFSVHTYSQTP, translated from the coding sequence ATGATTTGGAATCATTTTTTATTGGCAGCAGGCCTTAGTGCAAGTACCTGGTTGTTGGCCTCTTTTCTTCCCAAACGGGAATTAATTAGAAATGGATTGGTACTGTTGGGAATTGCAGGCATTGCCTTTTTTATAGGATTTTTATGGATTAGTTTGGAACGACCTCCATTACGAACATTGGGTGAAACCCGTTTGTGGTATGCATTCTTTTTGCCTGTAATTGGTTTTTTAACCTATTGGCACTGGCGTTACAACTGGATGTTGTATTACAGTCTGGCTTTGTCCTTGCTATTTCTTTTTATCAACTACATGCATCCCGAAAATTTTTCTAAAACTTTAATGCCTGCATTGCAAAGCCCATGGTTTGTGCCACACGTAGTAGTCTATATTTTTGCTTATGCATTTTTGGCAGCATCTTCCTTGGTAGCCGTTCGGGGATTGTATCAGGAATACAAAGGACGGCTTCAGCCCCAAATTATGCTGATGGCCGATAATTTGGTGTACTTAGGTTTTGCTTTCCTAACGCTGGGCTTGCTTTTCGGAGCATTGTGGGCAAAAGAAGCTTGGGGACACTATTGGACATGGGATCCGAAGGAAACCTGGGCATTTATTACCTGGTTGGGTTATTTGGTCTATATTCATCGTCGGTTTCAAATGCCGGCAAAATACAAATCTTCTTTGTGGATATTGGCTTTAGCCTTTGTTATTTTACTGATCTGCTGGTTTGGTGTAAATTATCTGCCCTCAGCTCAGTTTAGCGTTCATACTTACAGTCAGACTCCCTAA
- a CDS encoding cytochrome c biogenesis protein ResB, with the protein MTKNTKPLWQSPWGYSESFLMTFGLLLIGFTLEFTVGSASFGSILFPQNMILGTVYILLIALVYVLIRKKPIFKFLSGISASIGAIAGLSILVVIMGITPQIPMENKGIVTSLGFNRLTTSIPFLFINLYLLFILGMVVVRKLFPLKWKNWGFICSHLGLWITVFAAGLGSGDLQRLRMDLNENRIEGRAYDDKGNYFELPLAIKLNDFKIEEFHPKLAVVDNTTGNLYEATKPSMIMIENDLNCKLNDWEIIVDEFFVTSGRAGDRYYSLVDLGAAPAAKVRVISSGRDTISGWISCGSFNRPHESLKIDDRFSLLMTVPEPKRFSSEVSIFTPDGKRQEQTLEVNKSFTVNGWKIYQLSYDEKMGIYSTKSIVEVVKDPWQVFVYIGVFMMMIGSVYMFWRGNKVKNEEIHRSVSN; encoded by the coding sequence ATGACTAAAAATACAAAACCCTTATGGCAATCCCCCTGGGGATATTCTGAGAGCTTTTTAATGACATTTGGTTTGCTCCTTATCGGATTTACTCTGGAATTTACTGTTGGGAGTGCTTCTTTTGGTTCCATCTTATTTCCTCAAAATATGATTCTTGGAACTGTGTATATTTTATTGATTGCTCTTGTTTATGTCTTGATAAGGAAGAAACCAATATTCAAATTCCTTTCCGGGATTTCTGCATCAATCGGGGCAATTGCCGGCTTAAGTATTTTGGTGGTGATTATGGGGATTACTCCCCAAATTCCTATGGAGAACAAGGGAATTGTAACAAGCCTTGGTTTTAATCGATTGACAACTTCCATTCCGTTCTTGTTCATCAATTTGTATTTACTCTTTATTTTAGGAATGGTAGTAGTTCGAAAACTATTTCCGTTGAAATGGAAAAACTGGGGATTTATATGTAGTCATTTAGGACTTTGGATAACTGTTTTTGCAGCAGGTTTAGGTTCGGGTGATTTGCAGCGTCTTCGCATGGATTTAAATGAAAATCGTATTGAAGGAAGAGCTTACGATGACAAAGGAAATTATTTTGAGTTGCCATTGGCGATTAAACTGAACGATTTTAAAATTGAAGAATTTCATCCGAAATTGGCGGTTGTTGATAACACTACAGGAAACTTATACGAAGCAACCAAGCCTTCCATGATCATGATAGAAAATGATTTAAACTGTAAGCTTAACGATTGGGAGATTATTGTTGATGAATTTTTTGTGACATCGGGTCGGGCAGGAGATAGGTACTATTCTCTTGTTGATTTAGGAGCAGCTCCGGCGGCGAAGGTGAGAGTCATTTCTTCAGGCAGAGATACGATCTCAGGCTGGATCAGTTGCGGCAGTTTTAACAGGCCTCACGAGTCATTAAAGATTGATGACAGGTTTTCATTATTGATGACTGTGCCGGAACCTAAAAGATTCTCATCGGAAGTCAGCATTTTTACTCCCGATGGAAAAAGGCAGGAACAAACTTTGGAGGTGAACAAATCATTTACCGTGAACGGATGGAAAATTTATCAACTTAGCTACGATGAGAAAATGGGAATTTACTCCACCAAAAGCATTGTAGAGGTAGTGAAAGATCCTTGGCAGGTATTTGTTTATATTGGTGTTTTTATGATGATGATTGGTTCGGTATATATGTTTTGGCGTGGCAATAAAGTGAAAAATGAGGAAATACACAGAAGTGTTTCAAATTAG
- a CDS encoding IS5 family transposase yields MVGKQDNTPQLSIFDTPLERFINLEHELCILSRRIDWDSIEMEFSVYFSEIGRPSVPIRRMVGLLLLKHIYNLSDESIVDRWIENPYWQYFSGEKVFQTQKPFDPTEFIHFRNRIGKEGAEILLKISIQLFGKEAQEKEVLIDSTVQEKNITYPTDAKLHKRIIEKVNKIAKQEGITLRQTYTRTLKQLMIDQRFHNHPKRRKKAKAALRKIKTIAGRQVRDIQRQFTTSQQKRYQELFIILDKILTQQKGDKNKIYSIHEPETRCIAKGKEAKKFEFGNKTGFVLTKTTKIVVGAIAFENNPYDGHTLEEHLKQTEYLTGSCPKIGIVDRGYRGKKKINGTEIISPSVPKRETTQYEKQKARKRFRSRAGIEPVIGHIKQDHRMLRNYLKGVLGNQLNTIFAGTGFNLKKMLNRIKEQILCVFFKTKSLDAIIFKNQTLKISGFLRDDYLEKLDWSQVQIILSIKSFF; encoded by the coding sequence ATGGTTGGAAAACAGGACAATACACCTCAATTAAGTATTTTTGACACACCACTGGAACGATTCATCAATTTAGAGCATGAATTGTGTATTTTATCAAGGCGAATTGACTGGGATTCAATAGAAATGGAATTCTCTGTTTATTTTTCCGAAATCGGACGTCCATCTGTTCCAATCCGAAGAATGGTAGGGTTGCTTCTGTTGAAACACATTTATAATTTAAGTGATGAGTCCATCGTTGACAGATGGATTGAAAATCCCTATTGGCAGTATTTTAGTGGGGAGAAAGTTTTTCAAACACAAAAGCCTTTTGATCCAACCGAGTTTATACATTTTAGAAACCGTATTGGGAAAGAAGGAGCAGAAATATTATTGAAAATATCAATTCAGTTATTTGGCAAAGAAGCTCAGGAAAAAGAAGTATTAATTGACAGTACGGTACAAGAGAAGAATATCACTTACCCAACCGACGCAAAACTACACAAGCGTATAATTGAGAAAGTAAACAAGATAGCCAAACAAGAAGGAATCACATTACGCCAAACTTATACCCGAACCTTAAAGCAGTTGATGATAGACCAACGTTTTCATAATCATCCAAAAAGAAGAAAGAAAGCCAAAGCTGCATTACGAAAAATCAAGACTATTGCAGGTCGCCAGGTCAGAGATATCCAAAGACAATTCACCACATCTCAACAAAAGAGATATCAGGAATTATTTATCATTCTCGATAAAATCTTAACGCAACAAAAAGGAGATAAGAACAAGATTTACAGTATCCATGAACCTGAGACTCGCTGTATTGCTAAAGGAAAAGAAGCAAAGAAATTTGAGTTTGGAAACAAGACTGGGTTTGTTTTGACCAAAACCACAAAAATAGTAGTCGGCGCTATTGCCTTTGAAAATAATCCTTACGATGGGCACACTCTAGAAGAACATTTAAAACAAACAGAATATTTAACAGGAAGTTGTCCAAAAATAGGGATTGTAGACAGAGGATACAGAGGGAAAAAGAAGATCAATGGTACTGAAATAATATCACCTTCTGTTCCTAAAAGAGAAACGACTCAGTATGAAAAACAAAAAGCAAGGAAACGTTTTAGATCCAGAGCTGGAATAGAACCGGTTATTGGACATATTAAGCAAGATCACAGAATGTTAAGGAATTATCTAAAAGGCGTTCTAGGTAATCAATTAAATACAATTTTTGCCGGAACTGGGTTTAATCTAAAGAAAATGCTCAATAGAATTAAAGAGCAAATCCTTTGTGTCTTTTTTAAAACTAAATCTTTGGATGCAATTATTTTCAAAAATCAAACTCTCAAAATATCTGGCTTTTTAAGGGATGACTATTTAGAAAAATTGGATTGGTCTCAGGTTCAAATCATTTTAAGCATAAAATCATTTTTTTAA
- the nrfA gene encoding ammonia-forming cytochrome c nitrite reductase, with translation MKPIQESIGKKPLLGWAIFLVTLVVVFLLGLLASSIMERRAESVFAYTPQVKHDQWEPRNEVWGENFPREFESYYKTADTTFRSKYNGSAMIDMLEVDPRLVVLWAGYGFSKDYNQGRGHYYAIEDIRNTLRTGGPKDENDGPMPATCWTCKSPDVPRLMNEIGVAEFYKGKWAGKGHEIVNPIGCADCHDAETMNLRISRPALIEAFDRQGKDINKATHQEMRSLVCAQCHVEYYFDKKRVEGANYLTLPWDKGTSVEAMEEYYDEIEFSDWTHKLSKAPMLKAQHPGYEIYMKGIHADRGVSCADCHMPYKSEGGQKFTDHHIQSPLNNVANSCQVCHREETDKLIQNVYTRQDQIIGNRDNLEELLVRAHVEAAKAWELGASEAEMKSVLMDIRHAQWRWDYAAASHGGSFHAPTEIGRVISTGIVRAQEARITLARLFAKYGFNEEIAYPDIATKAKAQKFIGLDIDKLNQEKQEFLKTMVPEWEKKAKERENTYQVKM, from the coding sequence ATGAAACCAATACAAGAATCTATAGGCAAAAAGCCATTGTTGGGATGGGCTATCTTCCTGGTAACATTGGTGGTTGTATTTCTGCTTGGATTGTTAGCTTCATCAATAATGGAACGTAGAGCAGAATCGGTATTTGCTTATACGCCACAAGTTAAGCACGATCAGTGGGAGCCACGTAACGAAGTTTGGGGTGAGAATTTCCCAAGAGAATTTGAATCTTATTACAAAACAGCTGATACCACATTCCGCAGTAAATACAATGGCAGTGCTATGATCGACATGTTAGAAGTTGATCCTAGACTAGTTGTACTTTGGGCTGGATACGGTTTCTCGAAAGACTACAATCAAGGTCGTGGTCATTATTATGCAATTGAAGATATTCGAAATACATTGCGTACAGGGGGGCCAAAAGATGAAAACGACGGACCTATGCCCGCAACTTGCTGGACATGTAAATCACCCGATGTACCTCGTTTGATGAATGAAATAGGGGTTGCAGAGTTTTACAAAGGAAAATGGGCAGGCAAAGGACACGAAATAGTAAATCCTATCGGATGTGCTGATTGTCACGATGCTGAAACTATGAATCTAAGAATTTCCCGCCCGGCTTTAATTGAAGCATTCGACCGTCAGGGAAAGGATATCAACAAAGCAACTCATCAGGAAATGCGTTCTTTAGTATGTGCTCAGTGTCACGTTGAGTATTACTTCGATAAGAAACGTGTTGAAGGAGCTAATTATCTAACTTTACCTTGGGATAAAGGAACTAGTGTAGAGGCAATGGAAGAGTATTACGATGAAATTGAATTTAGTGACTGGACTCATAAATTGAGTAAAGCGCCAATGTTGAAAGCTCAGCATCCGGGATATGAAATTTATATGAAGGGAATTCATGCCGATCGTGGTGTTTCTTGTGCTGACTGTCATATGCCTTACAAATCGGAAGGTGGACAAAAATTTACAGATCACCACATACAGTCTCCTTTAAACAATGTAGCCAATTCATGTCAGGTTTGTCACCGCGAAGAGACAGATAAGTTGATTCAGAATGTGTATACCCGTCAGGATCAAATTATCGGAAACCGTGACAATTTAGAAGAGTTGTTGGTTCGTGCTCATGTTGAAGCGGCAAAAGCATGGGAGTTAGGTGCCAGCGAAGCTGAGATGAAATCTGTATTGATGGATATTCGTCACGCTCAATGGCGTTGGGATTATGCTGCCGCTTCTCATGGAGGATCTTTTCATGCCCCAACAGAAATTGGACGTGTAATTTCTACAGGTATCGTTCGTGCTCAGGAAGCTCGTATTACTTTGGCAAGACTTTTCGCTAAATACGGATTCAACGAAGAGATAGCTTATCCGGATATCGCAACGAAAGCAAAAGCACAGAAATTTATTGGTCTTGATATTGATAAGTTAAATCAGGAAAAACAAGAGTTCTTGAAAACTATGGTTCCTGAGTGGGAGAAAAAAGCGAAGGAACGCGAAAATACATATCAGGTTAAAATGTAA
- the nrfH gene encoding cytochrome c nitrite reductase small subunit: MRKLFKFLTPPPQWKLPVLVSLGIFVGLGFYVLYLSKAASYLSDNPETCVNCHVMAPQFATYQHSSHREVATCNDCHVPHNNVFNKYFFKAKDGLRHASMFALRMEPEVIFILEEGKKVVHNNCIRCHSQTLTDPKLAAQLPMHAHNTQDRVCWECHREVPHGRVNSLSSVPNARVPLPESPVPDWLQEYMKESKLKNK, encoded by the coding sequence ATGAGAAAACTATTCAAATTTCTAACACCACCTCCACAATGGAAACTACCGGTTTTGGTGTCTTTGGGAATATTTGTCGGACTTGGCTTTTATGTACTTTACCTTTCAAAGGCGGCATCATATCTGTCCGACAATCCGGAGACCTGTGTGAACTGTCATGTTATGGCACCGCAATTTGCTACATACCAGCACAGTTCCCATCGCGAAGTTGCTACTTGTAACGATTGTCATGTTCCGCACAATAATGTGTTTAACAAGTACTTCTTTAAGGCCAAAGATGGCTTGCGGCATGCAAGTATGTTTGCCTTGCGAATGGAACCGGAAGTAATCTTTATTTTGGAGGAAGGCAAGAAGGTGGTTCACAACAATTGCATTCGTTGCCACAGTCAAACACTGACTGATCCAAAGCTAGCCGCACAGTTACCCATGCATGCTCACAACACACAGGATCGTGTATGTTGGGAATGTCACAGAGAGGTGCCTCACGGACGGGTAAACAGTCTGTCGAGCGTTCCAAATGCCAGAGTACCACTACCTGAAAGTCCAGTACCGGATTGGTTGCAGGAATATATGAAAGAATCAAAATTAAAAAATAAATAA
- a CDS encoding alginate export family protein: protein MKKLFRLFLILFLGLVPMLSMAQLTFKGELRPRTEYRHGLKSLFNSTDEAALFTSQRTRLNLNYNDSKFRVGLSLQDVRVWGDVAQLNMSDKNQLMLHEAWGEIIFNESLSLKVGRQELVYDDSRILGNVGWAQQARSHDLALLKFKTDENGQFHFGLAVNNDSEALKKTLYTTNYKNMQFAWYHRKADKFDFSLLFMNVGVQVDVNAGVGVADLESRYNQTFGTILNYRPGKLSLTGSLYAQTGEHASGKDVSAHMFNLGMNFPIGAGWKGNAGVEVLSGTDSNAGANSDYESFTPLFGTNHKFNGHMDYFYVGNHVGSVGLQDIYGGINYGKDKFSFATAIHLFSTQADLYSGADKQDKYLGTEVDLSVGYKYSENVLFKAGYSHMFAADSMQVLKGGDKDETQNWGWVMLVFTPDFLKR, encoded by the coding sequence ATGAAAAAACTATTTCGCCTATTCTTAATCCTGTTTTTGGGATTGGTGCCTATGCTATCAATGGCACAGTTAACTTTCAAGGGGGAACTTCGTCCACGTACAGAGTATCGCCATGGGTTAAAATCATTATTTAATTCAACCGATGAAGCCGCTCTTTTTACCTCTCAACGTACACGTCTTAATTTAAATTACAACGATTCAAAATTTCGTGTAGGATTATCCCTGCAGGATGTAAGAGTTTGGGGAGATGTGGCTCAATTGAATATGTCTGATAAAAATCAATTGATGCTTCATGAGGCATGGGGTGAAATAATTTTTAATGAAAGTTTATCCCTAAAAGTGGGCCGTCAGGAGTTGGTTTATGATGATTCAAGAATTTTAGGGAATGTAGGTTGGGCGCAACAGGCCCGAAGTCACGATTTGGCTTTGTTAAAGTTTAAAACAGATGAAAACGGTCAATTTCATTTTGGTTTAGCTGTAAATAACGACTCAGAAGCTCTTAAAAAGACATTGTATACTACAAATTACAAGAACATGCAGTTTGCATGGTATCACCGAAAAGCTGACAAGTTTGATTTTAGTTTGTTATTCATGAATGTTGGTGTTCAGGTAGATGTGAATGCAGGAGTTGGTGTGGCTGATCTCGAGTCAAGATACAATCAGACTTTTGGAACAATACTGAATTATCGTCCGGGTAAGCTTTCTTTAACTGGATCATTGTATGCGCAAACAGGGGAACATGCTTCGGGTAAAGATGTAAGCGCACATATGTTTAATTTGGGAATGAATTTCCCTATTGGTGCAGGTTGGAAAGGTAATGCCGGTGTTGAAGTGCTTTCGGGTACGGATTCAAACGCGGGAGCTAATTCGGATTATGAGTCATTTACTCCCTTGTTTGGAACCAACCATAAATTCAATGGTCATATGGATTATTTCTATGTTGGAAACCATGTTGGAAGTGTTGGTTTGCAGGATATTTATGGCGGAATAAATTATGGAAAGGATAAATTTTCTTTTGCCACGGCGATTCACTTGTTTTCAACACAAGCCGATTTATACAGCGGAGCAGATAAGCAGGATAAGTATTTAGGTACTGAAGTTGATCTTTCAGTTGGCTACAAATATTCTGAAAATGTACTGTTTAAGGCTGGTTATTCTCACATGTTCGCTGCCGATTCAATGCAGGTATTAAAAGGTGGTGACAAAGATGAAACTCAGAACTGGGGATGGGTAATGCTCGTTTTCACTCCTGATTTTTTGAAAAGATAG